The following proteins come from a genomic window of Panicum hallii strain FIL2 chromosome 8, PHallii_v3.1, whole genome shotgun sequence:
- the LOC112903302 gene encoding probable polygalacturonase has protein sequence MKGLVIVLALVLAAALGSARGERELRRLRDQTPPGSRPHSVTITEFGAVGDGKTLNTVPFQNAVFYVRSFADKGGAQLYVPKGRWLTGSFNLTSHLTLYLEKGAVIIGSKESSQWPIVEPLPSYGQGLDLPGPRHRSLINGYNLTDVVITGNNGVIDGQGSVWWQWLRSHELNHSRPHLVEFLHSEEIVISNLTFLNSPAWSIHPVYCSNVKVHNVTIETSLDAPRTDGIVPDSCSNLCIEDSTVSVSHDAISLKSGWDKYGISFGRPTSNIHINRVNLLSSSGAALAFGSEMSGGISDIHVNHLRIRDSYKGISFKTSPGRGGYIKQVAISDVQMKDVHVGIEFTGNCSSHPDDSFDPSQLPVINQITLKNLVGTNISVAGVLAGIDGAPFTAICLSNLNFSMAADSASWSCSKVAGYSEMVFPEPCTELRDPSSSSSICFSLSRYSAIAIA, from the exons ATGAAGGGCCTAGTA ATTGTCCTGGCATTGGTGCTGGCCGCCGCGCTCGGCTCGGCCCGCGGCGAACGCGAACTGCGGCGGCTGCGGGACCAGACGCCGCCGGGGTCGCGACCGCACAGCGTCACCATCACCGAGTTCGGCGCCGTCGGGGACGGCAAGACCCTCAACACGGTGCCCTTCCAGAACGCCGTCTTCTATGTCCGCTCCTTCGCCGACAAGGGCGGCGCGCAGCTGTACGTGCCCAAGGGCCGCTGGCTCACCGGCAGCTTCAACCTCACCAGCCACCTCACCCTCTACCTGGAGAAAGGCGCAGTCATCATCGGCTCAAAG GAATCATCACAATGGCCGATTGTGGAACCTTTGCCATCTTATGGCCAAGGGCTAGACCTTCCTGGTCCTAGACATCGAAGCTTAATAAATGGATATAACTTAACGGATGTTGTCATAACTG GGAACAATGGAGTTATTGATGGCCAGGGATCAGTATGGTGGCAGTGGCTGCGCTCCCATGAGCTGAACCATAGTCGCCCCCATCTCGTGGAGTTTCTGCATTCTGAAGAAATTGTGATCTCAAACTTGACATTCTTAAATTCACCTGCCTGGAGCATACATCCGGTGTACTGCAG TAATGTAAAGGTCCACAATGTGACGATTGAGACCTCACTGGATGCTCCACGGACTGATGGCATAGTTCCAG ATTCATGTTCAAATTTATGCATTGAAGACAGCACTGTTAGTGTTAGTCATGATGCCATCTCACTGAAAAGCGGATGGGACAAGTACGGCATTTCCTTTGGAAGGCCAACTTCAAACATTCATATCAACAGAGTGAATCTGCTATCATCTTCCGGAGCTGCTCTTGCATTTGGCAGCGAGATGTCTGGTGGGATCTCAGATATTCATGTTAACCACCTACGGATCCGTGATTCCTACAAAGGTATTTCTTTCAAGACCTCACCAGGCCGTGGGGGTTACATAAAGCAAGTGGCTATCTCCGATGTTCAAATGAAAGATGTCCATGTTGGCATTGAGTTCACTGGTAACTGTTCAAGCCACCCAGATGACAGTTTTGACCCGTCTCAGCTCCCAGTGATCAATCAAATCACATTGAAGAACTTGGTTGGCACAAATATCTCGGTTGCTGGAGTTTTGGCAGGAATTGATGGCGCCCCGTTTACTGCGATCTGCCTTTCGAATCTCAATTTCTCGATGGCTGCTGATTCTGCTTCCTGGTCATGTTCCAAAGTTGCTGGGTACTCTGAAATGGTCTTCCCAGAACCTTGCACAGAGCTTAGGGATCCATCCTCTAGTTCTTCCATCTGCTTCTCCCTTTCTAGGTACAGTGCCATTGCGATAGCATAA
- the LOC112903301 gene encoding uncharacterized protein LOC112903301, which yields MGAKRVASAAGTAALAYVALSRRQRRPGEEDEGKKAEERWPERAPATWREAAAVTARTAGFTYAETLGKWPLGDIAFGISHLMRVQGNRQHEYTGSNCVPLKGPGVRQELIGLLRYLRLCMFFSKKPYEVFLEFAGYGQSDILIRKSKSKLMKPAFTVVRDESTKCFLLFIRGATSTKDRLTAATAAEVPFHHSVLQDGRRSNLVAGHAHCGMVAAARWIADQAIPCLSKAVEQFPDYRIKIIGHSMGAGIAAILTYMLREDNKLSSSSCIAFGPAACMTWDLAESGNNFITTVVNRNDLVPSFGKASASILRTEVMASSWAPDLQEQFQQTRILGFVNSSLNFMRSHIPFLPNPGSKEELNLSSDARSAVQKHWALSCWSSVAANRQTLESGTQGMGIPALMYTYAGTDQNTDKPTTAGEPASYSREEPDRPRSDFEETNLEQLLKSLRSSPVPSQPHQLYPPGRIMHMVVLPSPNEPGTGKQRDQDGVVAIYQTPRSMYGKIRLARSMIRDHYMPRYIETMEMLIDKLAEDDGDDSEGQLGELNPTTKEEDW from the exons ATGGGGGCCAAGCGGGTGGcgtcggcggcggggacggcggcgctggCCTACGTCGCGCTCTCGAGGCGGCAGCGGAGGCCGGGCGAAGAGGACGAGGGCAAGAAGGCGGAGGAGAGGTGGCCGGAGCGGGCGCCGGCGACCTGGAGGGAGGCCGCGGCGGTGACGGCGAGGACGGCGGGCTTCACGTACGCGGAGACGCTCGGCAAGTGGCCGCTCGGGGACATCGCCTTCGGGATCAGCCACCTCATGCGCGTCCAG GGCAATCGGCAGCACGAGTACACCGGCAGCAATTGCGTGCCTCTGAAAGGCCCTGGAGTAAGGCAGGAGCTTATTGGACTTCTTAGATACCTCAGGCTCTGCATGTTCTTCTCAAAGAAGCCATATGAAGTGTTTCTGGAGTTTGCTGGTTATGGCCAGAGTGATATTCTCATAAGGAAGTCAAAGTCAAAG CTTATGAAGCCTGCATTCACGGTTGTCCGCGATGAAAGTACCAAATGCTTCCTCCTTTTCATTCGGGGTGCGACCAGCACTAAGGATCGGCTGACAGCAGCAACTGCTGCAGAGGTTCCATTCCATCATTCAGTGTTACAAGATGGACGTAGATCCAATTTGGTGGCTGGACATGCGCATTGCGGAATGGTTGCAGCGGCTCGTTGGATCGCAGATCAGGCCATCCCGTGCCTCAGCAAAGCAGTGGAGCAATTCCCAGACTACAGAATTAAG ATCATTGGGCATTCCATGGGAGCTGGTATTGCGGCAATCTTAACATACATGCTACGAGAGGACAATAAGTTATCATCATCCTCATGTATTGCCTTTGGACCAG CTGCTTGCATGACCTGGGATTTGGCTGAGTCGGGCAACAACTTCATTACCACTGTTGTAAACAGAAATGACCTGGTGCCATCTTTTGGTAAAGCTTCAGCCTCCATCCTTCGCACAGAG GTTATGGCATCGTCATGGGCTCCAGACCTTCAAGAACAATTCCAGCAAACAAGAATCTTGGGATTTGTAAATAGCTCCTTGAATTTCATGCGATCCCACATTCCCTTCTTACCCAATCCAGGGTCCAAG GAGGAGTTGAACCTTTCCTCAGATGCACGTTCCGCTGTGCAGAAGCACTGGGCGCTGTCCTGCTGGTCATCTGTTGCTGCAAATAGGCAAACTCTGGAGTCCGGCACTCAGGGCATGGGCATTCCGGCACTGATGTACACCTATGCAGGAACTGACCAAAACACTGACAAGCCAACAACTGCAGGAGAACCAGCCTCATACTCTCGTGAAGAACCTGATCGCCCGAGGTCAGATTTTGAGGAAACTAACCTCGAGCAGCTTCTGAAATCGCTGCGATCATCGCCAGTCCCCTCTCAGCCTCACCAGTTGTACCCTCCTGGAAGGATCATGCACATGGTTGTGTTGCCATCACCAAACGAGCCCGGCACCGGCAAGCAGCGCGACCAGGATGGGGTGGTTGCCATCTATCAGACGCCTCGTAGCATGTATGGCAAGATCCGGTTGGCTAGATCCATGATCAGAGACCATTACATGCCGAGGTACATCGAGACAATGGAGATGCTGATCGACAAGCTTGCAGAGGACGATGGGGATGACAGTGAAGGCCAGTTGGGTGAACTGAACCCAACAACCAAGGAAGAAGATTGGTAA